A genomic segment from Tuwongella immobilis encodes:
- a CDS encoding transporter — MRIALSLAIALVLSAMTSLQAQVQLGSPILDDGPAPSPNPISPTTSTPSRITLLAPKRVTLLPPRPASPERIVRAQSEDPGSSSPVMLMLPDEISSRNGEPRVSSNEPLDDDRANVAPTPKRKPFWEGDFIYPNDAKKSATASKPAKRADVGAVKQVSNESADQLDAAFSDHLDGSNADPGNPEASFMEEATGKGSNNGTKPSKGSRSFFADMFGTIEEPACEPAAGRKKFQSNIGVLPNVASPVTNPFLAEDPRSITEIRPIYLYQAIPSSNYLYRGGAINYFGVQARFAVTDRISFVLNKLGGINFSPGDGSLLGDESGFAEVWFGPKFTFINDGYGTGTVAAAGVQFQIPTGGATTYQDTGSSSITPWVSVTQKLWETKFGTFNLHDTFGYSFSTDDMRSDYLYNSLHLDLDVGNYNRFFPLVELNWTRYTTSGAARPFFGFEGGDLANVGSASEGTNYLTIAPGARFKFGPENNRDRFQIGAAAEFPLIDPKDLQDFRLTFDFIFRY, encoded by the coding sequence ATGCGGATCGCGCTATCATTGGCCATTGCACTGGTGCTCTCGGCAATGACCTCATTGCAGGCTCAGGTGCAGTTGGGATCGCCGATCCTCGACGATGGGCCGGCACCTTCCCCAAATCCAATCAGCCCAACGACTTCGACTCCGTCGCGGATCACGCTGCTGGCCCCGAAGCGGGTGACGCTGCTGCCGCCGCGCCCGGCTAGCCCGGAACGCATCGTCCGAGCGCAATCGGAAGATCCCGGCAGCAGTTCGCCGGTGATGCTGATGTTGCCCGACGAAATCTCGTCGCGGAATGGCGAGCCTCGCGTATCGTCGAATGAACCGCTGGACGATGACCGGGCCAACGTCGCACCAACGCCCAAACGAAAACCATTCTGGGAAGGTGATTTCATCTACCCGAATGATGCGAAGAAATCGGCGACCGCCAGCAAACCGGCGAAACGGGCGGATGTCGGCGCGGTCAAGCAAGTCTCGAATGAATCGGCAGACCAACTGGATGCAGCATTCTCCGATCATCTGGATGGCTCCAACGCCGATCCCGGAAATCCGGAAGCATCGTTCATGGAAGAAGCGACTGGAAAGGGTTCCAACAATGGGACCAAACCGTCGAAAGGTTCCCGGAGCTTCTTCGCGGATATGTTTGGCACGATCGAAGAACCCGCGTGTGAGCCGGCGGCGGGTCGCAAGAAGTTTCAAAGCAATATCGGGGTGTTACCCAATGTGGCGTCGCCCGTGACCAATCCGTTCCTGGCGGAAGATCCGCGATCGATCACCGAAATCCGACCGATCTACCTCTATCAGGCGATTCCGAGTTCGAATTATCTGTACCGGGGCGGTGCCATCAATTACTTCGGCGTTCAGGCGCGATTTGCGGTCACGGATCGCATCTCGTTTGTGTTGAACAAGTTGGGTGGCATCAACTTCTCACCCGGAGATGGATCGCTGCTGGGTGATGAATCGGGATTCGCCGAAGTGTGGTTCGGGCCGAAGTTTACCTTCATCAACGATGGCTACGGCACGGGGACCGTCGCCGCCGCCGGGGTGCAGTTCCAAATTCCGACGGGCGGAGCGACGACGTATCAAGATACGGGCAGCAGCTCGATTACCCCATGGGTGAGCGTGACGCAAAAGCTGTGGGAAACGAAGTTCGGGACGTTCAATCTGCATGATACCTTCGGGTACAGCTTCTCAACCGACGATATGCGAAGCGATTACCTGTACAACTCGTTGCACCTGGATTTGGACGTGGGCAACTACAATCGCTTCTTCCCGTTGGTGGAATTGAACTGGACACGGTACACGACCAGTGGTGCCGCCCGACCGTTCTTCGGATTCGAAGGTGGGGATCTGGCGAATGTCGGTTCGGCCTCCGAAGGTACGAACTATCTGACGATTGCCCCAGGTGCGCGATTCAAATTCGGTCCCGAAAACAACCGCGATCGCTTCCAGATTGGTGCGGCTGCAGAGTTTCCGCTGATCGACCCGAAGGATCTGCAAGACTTCCGACTGACGTTCGACTTCATCTTCCGCTACTAA
- a CDS encoding cyanophycin metabolism-associated DUF1854 family protein codes for MAEMRMLTDERGKLILILPDGTEHRGVHVIRAFPITAPREGIAIVSNDGREVAWIANLDQVDAAFRESLEAVFRGREFMPIISKIERINGTTEPTTWEVITDRGWTKFTLNNEDDVHAFDGNGAMILDAHGIRYRILDIRQLDGKSRRLLERYL; via the coding sequence ATGGCTGAGATGCGAATGCTGACCGACGAGCGCGGGAAACTCATCCTCATTCTGCCCGATGGAACCGAGCATCGCGGGGTTCATGTGATCCGGGCGTTCCCGATCACCGCTCCGCGCGAGGGAATCGCGATTGTCAGCAATGATGGCCGCGAAGTCGCATGGATTGCCAATCTCGATCAGGTCGATGCCGCGTTTCGAGAAAGCCTCGAAGCGGTTTTTCGTGGCCGTGAATTCATGCCGATCATTTCGAAGATCGAGCGAATCAACGGCACGACCGAGCCAACGACCTGGGAAGTGATCACCGATCGCGGCTGGACGAAATTTACACTCAACAATGAAGACGATGTGCATGCCTTCGATGGAAATGGGGCGATGATTTTGGATGCCCACGGGATTCGCTATCGGATTTTGGACATCCGGCAACTCGACGGGAAATCCCGTCGGTTGCTGGAACGCTATCTGTGA
- a CDS encoding P-II family nitrogen regulator, protein MKLILAIIQPSKLEAVKEALNKVEVFRLTIVDVHGFGRQKGQSEVYRGHELTVNLLRKVQLQIAVNEDFVERTVNAIMEAGRTGPEGRIGDGKIFILPLEDAIRIRTGERGPEAI, encoded by the coding sequence ATGAAGCTGATTCTTGCGATCATCCAACCCTCGAAGCTCGAAGCGGTCAAAGAAGCCCTCAACAAGGTTGAGGTATTTCGCCTGACGATTGTGGATGTCCACGGCTTTGGCCGACAAAAAGGGCAGTCGGAAGTCTATCGCGGCCATGAATTGACCGTGAACTTACTGCGGAAGGTGCAGTTGCAAATCGCGGTCAACGAAGACTTTGTGGAACGCACCGTCAACGCAATCATGGAAGCGGGTCGCACGGGTCCGGAAGGGCGCATCGGCGATGGCAAGATTTTCATCCTGCCGTTGGAAGACGCTATTCGCATCCGCACCGGCGAGCGCGGGCCAGAAGCCATCTAA
- a CDS encoding response regulator, which yields MATGIGILLCDDLIFSSRITGTAQHFGGRMRLARSLPAALQLAQVDGAESAPATVIVDLHLAGLDIAELVREFRTRFATPVTIIGYGSHVAVDVLKAARQAGCDRVMPRSQFVEQLPVAMPEWLGLSESSAPADSASPKSS from the coding sequence ATGGCAACGGGAATCGGCATTCTCTTGTGCGACGATCTGATTTTTTCCAGTCGCATCACCGGCACCGCTCAGCATTTTGGCGGGCGGATGCGCTTGGCCCGCTCGTTGCCCGCTGCGTTGCAATTGGCCCAAGTCGATGGCGCGGAATCGGCACCCGCAACGGTGATTGTCGATCTGCATCTGGCCGGGTTGGACATCGCCGAACTGGTACGAGAATTCCGCACGCGATTCGCAACTCCCGTCACCATCATCGGTTACGGGAGTCATGTCGCGGTCGATGTTCTGAAAGCGGCCCGACAAGCGGGATGCGATCGCGTCATGCCACGCAGCCAATTCGTGGAGCAATTGCCGGTGGCGATGCCAGAATGGCTGGGACTCTCCGAGTCGTCCGCCCCAGCCGATTCCGCCTCTCCGAAATCGTCGTAA
- a CDS encoding phospholipase C/P1 nuclease family protein encodes MQRTRWRWILTGAIGMVLLALGVAPAWWVGGHESIVEAAAMQLPEEMPAFFRNGGKALAHFAGDPDRWKNRKAEFLKPIEEPNHYLDLEDLEGKDLPKNRFKGMDLMKELKKDPAKVGMLPYSILEGMDRLTSAFADYRRSPENPAIPMKCLVYAGWMAHYTTDTTMPLHTTIHFDGKRQPDGTILQKGIHAKIDGFPEKFGITPEEITRGLKAKNVDDPWNYVRETILASHAKIPQSYDFDVAKAFDNPTPESRKFILERCQAGAQFTMDIWYTAWMRSADWPKPW; translated from the coding sequence ATGCAGCGGACACGTTGGCGGTGGATCCTGACGGGAGCCATCGGCATGGTATTATTGGCGTTGGGCGTGGCACCGGCGTGGTGGGTTGGCGGTCATGAATCGATTGTGGAAGCCGCCGCGATGCAACTACCCGAAGAGATGCCCGCGTTCTTTCGCAATGGCGGCAAAGCGCTGGCCCATTTCGCGGGCGATCCCGATCGTTGGAAGAACCGCAAGGCCGAGTTCCTCAAGCCGATCGAAGAACCGAATCACTATCTCGATTTGGAAGATCTCGAAGGCAAAGACCTGCCCAAAAATCGATTCAAGGGCATGGATTTGATGAAGGAGTTGAAGAAAGATCCCGCCAAAGTGGGGATGTTACCGTATTCCATTCTGGAAGGGATGGATCGCTTGACCTCGGCATTCGCAGATTATCGCCGTTCGCCGGAGAATCCTGCAATTCCCATGAAGTGTCTGGTGTATGCGGGTTGGATGGCACATTACACCACCGATACGACCATGCCGTTGCATACCACCATCCATTTTGATGGCAAACGTCAACCCGATGGCACGATTCTGCAAAAGGGAATCCACGCCAAGATTGACGGATTCCCCGAGAAATTCGGGATCACACCCGAAGAAATCACCCGCGGGTTGAAAGCCAAGAACGTGGATGATCCCTGGAATTATGTTCGCGAGACGATTCTGGCATCGCACGCCAAGATTCCGCAAAGTTATGACTTTGATGTGGCCAAGGCGTTTGATAATCCGACCCCGGAAAGTCGGAAATTCATTCTGGAACGCTGCCAAGCCGGGGCACAATTCACCATGGATATTTGGTACACCGCCTGGATGCGAAGTGCCGATTGGCCCAAGCCGTGGTGA
- a CDS encoding cyanophycin metabolism-associated ABC transporter, which translates to MESIPIASRAAVESLLIDGESILGVFLPDLNAGLQFEASFVVLTDRRLLAPLENGATNPDSSDSDLRNWRVWDVQEGYSLKASDSGGIGILEFFSPQRRLATWRYTAAKAIEAQRFAQRYDGILKTRRGELVLQGTVCPSCGAAITSDDGICQACKPKDDAPKFGALWRLSRFARTRSRQILIGFGLTLASTTAAMVPPYLTMPLLDNVLIPHQAGQPADFGLVKWYLGGLVLAAMVAWVLDWARVYVLANTSELIAADVRNATYRHLQSLSLEFFGGKRTGDLISRVSSDSDRLCNFLSINVVDFCADCLMILLTATILLRIDAALAMATLLPFPIILLLVYWIRGRLLRNFRHAGVAWSGMTSILADTIPGIRVVKAFAQESREVERFEEGNERVVRANDRVNILWSFFTPTVALMTTLGLVVVWASASYRVSQNQITVGVLTLFLAYITRFYGRIEGMIRMVNASQRAAASAQRIFEILDRIPSVPEPTKPIEPGRLNGGITLDNVRFQYGTREVIHGVSLEIQPGEMIGLVGPSGAGKSTLVNLICRFYDVAAGAIKVDGVDIRSFSVQAYRANIGIVLQEPFLFYGTIAENIAYGKPDATREQIVAAARAARAHDFILKLNGGYDSLVGERGQSLSGGERQRISIARALLMNPAILILDEATSSVDNETEREIQAALDSLIQGRTTIAIAHRLTTLRRANRLIVLERGRIVEMGNHEQLIDLPNGVYARLHQTQDEAGANAEPSAAKGGADSHG; encoded by the coding sequence CCAACCCCGATTCCTCCGATTCCGATCTGCGAAACTGGAGGGTTTGGGATGTTCAGGAGGGTTATTCCTTAAAAGCCAGTGATTCCGGCGGGATCGGAATTCTCGAATTTTTTTCGCCTCAGCGCCGACTCGCCACTTGGCGATACACCGCCGCCAAGGCGATCGAAGCGCAACGATTCGCACAACGCTACGACGGAATTTTGAAGACTCGCCGCGGCGAACTAGTCCTGCAAGGAACGGTCTGCCCGTCGTGCGGCGCAGCGATCACCTCCGATGATGGCATCTGTCAGGCCTGCAAACCCAAAGACGATGCTCCGAAGTTTGGTGCCTTGTGGCGGCTGTCTCGATTCGCGCGAACCCGCAGCCGACAAATCCTGATCGGATTCGGACTCACGCTGGCATCCACCACCGCCGCCATGGTGCCGCCATATCTGACCATGCCATTGCTGGATAACGTGTTGATCCCGCACCAAGCCGGGCAGCCCGCCGATTTCGGACTCGTGAAGTGGTACCTGGGCGGACTGGTGCTCGCGGCGATGGTGGCGTGGGTGTTGGATTGGGCGCGGGTCTATGTGCTGGCCAACACCAGCGAACTCATCGCGGCGGATGTCCGCAACGCCACGTATCGCCATTTGCAATCGCTGTCGTTGGAATTCTTTGGCGGCAAACGCACGGGCGATCTCATCTCCCGCGTATCGAGCGATTCGGATCGACTGTGCAATTTCTTGTCGATCAATGTGGTCGATTTTTGTGCCGATTGTTTGATGATTCTCTTGACCGCAACCATTCTGTTGCGAATCGATGCGGCGTTGGCGATGGCGACGCTGCTTCCGTTTCCGATCATTCTGTTGCTTGTGTATTGGATTCGCGGACGATTGTTGCGGAACTTCCGGCATGCCGGTGTGGCCTGGTCGGGGATGACCAGCATTCTTGCCGACACAATTCCCGGCATTCGCGTCGTCAAAGCCTTCGCGCAAGAATCTCGCGAAGTCGAACGATTCGAAGAAGGCAACGAACGAGTGGTTCGTGCCAATGATCGTGTCAATATTCTCTGGTCGTTCTTCACGCCGACCGTTGCACTCATGACCACCCTGGGATTGGTAGTCGTTTGGGCCTCTGCTTCGTATCGCGTGTCGCAAAATCAGATCACCGTTGGAGTGCTGACGCTCTTTTTGGCGTACATCACTCGCTTCTACGGGCGGATCGAAGGGATGATTCGCATGGTCAATGCCTCGCAGCGAGCGGCGGCGAGTGCCCAGCGCATCTTCGAGATTCTCGATCGAATCCCCTCCGTTCCTGAGCCGACCAAGCCGATTGAGCCGGGGCGGCTCAACGGGGGCATCACGCTCGACAATGTCCGATTCCAGTACGGCACCCGAGAAGTGATTCACGGTGTGTCGCTAGAGATTCAGCCTGGCGAAATGATTGGCCTGGTGGGACCGTCTGGCGCGGGCAAATCGACGCTCGTGAATCTGATTTGTCGCTTCTACGATGTCGCGGCGGGGGCGATCAAAGTCGATGGGGTGGATATCCGCTCGTTCTCGGTGCAGGCGTATCGGGCGAATATCGGCATTGTGCTGCAAGAGCCGTTTCTATTCTACGGAACGATCGCCGAAAATATCGCCTACGGGAAGCCCGATGCGACCCGCGAGCAAATCGTGGCGGCGGCCCGAGCTGCGCGGGCACACGACTTTATTCTGAAACTCAATGGCGGGTACGATTCCTTGGTCGGTGAGCGCGGGCAATCGCTTTCCGGTGGGGAACGGCAACGCATCTCCATTGCCCGAGCACTGCTGATGAACCCGGCGATTCTGATTCTCGATGAAGCGACTTCGTCGGTGGATAACGAAACCGAACGGGAGATTCAGGCCGCGTTGGATAGTCTCATTCAAGGGCGAACGACCATTGCCATCGCGCATCGATTAACCACCTTGCGTCGTGCCAATCGGCTGATTGTCTTGGAGCGTGGGCGAATTGTCGAAATGGGGAATCACGAGCAGTTGATTGATCTTCCCAACGGGGTCTATGCCCGCTTGCATCAGACGCAAGACGAAGCCGGTGCCAACGCGGAACCGAGCGCTGCCAAGGGGGGAGCGGACAGCCATGGCTGA
- a CDS encoding VOC family protein — protein sequence MARVCTYLNFARETEAAFEHYRTIFGGDFLGKVHRFRDVPTMPGQPAIEEADANLIMHIELELLGGHVLMGTDAPECMGFTITQGNNVHIHLEPDSRAEGDRLFAALSDGGTPEMPMQEVFWGAYFGSLTDRFGIKWMINVPGTATM from the coding sequence ATGGCACGCGTTTGTACGTATCTCAATTTTGCTCGGGAAACCGAGGCGGCATTCGAACATTATCGCACAATCTTCGGCGGGGATTTTCTCGGGAAAGTCCATCGCTTTCGAGATGTGCCGACCATGCCAGGGCAACCCGCGATCGAAGAAGCGGACGCGAATCTCATCATGCACATCGAACTGGAACTGCTCGGCGGGCATGTGCTGATGGGGACCGATGCTCCCGAATGCATGGGCTTTACCATCACGCAGGGAAACAACGTGCATATTCACCTCGAGCCGGATAGCCGGGCCGAGGGGGATCGGTTGTTTGCGGCGCTGTCCGACGGCGGCACCCCGGAAATGCCGATGCAGGAAGTCTTTTGGGGCGCGTACTTTGGCTCGCTCACCGATCGATTTGGCATCAAGTGGATGATTAACGTGCCGGGAACGGCGACGATGTGA
- a CDS encoding TIGR01457 family HAD-type hydrolase produces the protein MVYGFLIDMDGVIYRGSELIPGSDRFIHELRTRNIPFRFLTNNSQRTRRDVAAKLSRMGIEVEEEHIFTCAMATARFLAQQKPNGTAFVIGEGGLLTALHENGYAVVDHDPDYVVVGEGRTFNLELVEAAVRMIMRGAKLIATNLDPNCPTQSGLRPGCGAMVAMLETATGTKAFSVGKPSPVMMRAARKELGLTTDETVMIGDTMETDILGGVQLGFHTVLVLSGGTSKEDLDGYTYRPKIVVESLAELAEMMERTDWRPFWQPGVTPKRDLRPTRPPAVLPS, from the coding sequence ATGGTTTATGGTTTTTTGATTGATATGGACGGTGTGATTTATCGCGGGTCGGAATTAATTCCCGGCTCGGATCGATTTATTCATGAACTTCGCACTCGGAATATCCCATTCCGATTTTTAACCAATAACAGTCAACGCACCCGTCGTGATGTGGCCGCCAAATTATCGCGCATGGGCATCGAGGTGGAAGAAGAACACATCTTCACCTGTGCGATGGCCACGGCTCGCTTTCTGGCCCAACAGAAACCCAATGGCACCGCTTTTGTCATTGGGGAAGGTGGGTTGCTCACCGCGCTGCATGAAAATGGCTATGCGGTCGTCGATCATGACCCGGATTACGTCGTCGTTGGCGAAGGGCGGACGTTCAATCTGGAATTGGTCGAAGCCGCGGTGCGGATGATTATGCGTGGAGCGAAACTGATCGCCACGAATCTCGATCCGAACTGCCCGACTCAATCGGGACTGCGACCCGGATGCGGTGCGATGGTCGCCATGCTGGAGACGGCAACAGGCACCAAAGCATTCAGCGTCGGCAAGCCCAGTCCCGTGATGATGCGGGCCGCTCGCAAGGAATTGGGGCTAACCACCGATGAAACCGTGATGATCGGCGACACGATGGAAACCGACATTCTCGGCGGTGTGCAATTGGGATTCCATACCGTGTTGGTCCTTAGTGGCGGCACCAGCAAAGAAGATCTGGACGGGTACACCTACCGACCAAAGATTGTGGTGGAATCCCTCGCCGAACTGGCGGAAATGATGGAACGCACCGATTGGCGTCCATTTTGGCAGCCCGGCGTGACTCCGAAACGCGACCTCCGCCCAACCCGCCCGCCCGCCGTGCTCCCGAGCTAA
- a CDS encoding formylmethanofuran dehydrogenase subunit A, producing the protein MGRLCIRNGTVFDPIHQVDGQVMDIWIENGKIIPKPDDGVASRVIDATGRIVMAGGIDMHAHIAGPKVNIARKLRPEDRRSGGFSERSAIRRSGTLGSTPSTFTTGYLYAGMGYTTVFDAAIPPLGARHTHEEFHDTPMIDKGFFVLIGNNHYAMQQIAKGESQRLQDFAGWLLNATRGYALKVVNPGGVENWKAGHTAHDTGLDTPVSGFDLTPRAIISAIAQVANDLKLPHPMHLHCNRLGLPGNVATTLDTMRTIDGRRAHLTHIQFHSYGGDPNDQATFCSGVTQLADYVNAHPEMTVDVGQVMFGETTSMTGDGPLGYYLHQVLGRKWFNGDTELEAGCGIVPITYRDKSFVHALQWAIGLEWYLLVKNPWQIALSTDHPNGAAFLAYPEIMHLLMRRDYRREVIARLPKKLRERCQLAELDREYSLYEIAIITRASPARMLGLPHKGHLGIGADADVTIYQPNDNLTLMFEMPVLLLKGGEIVVEHGELRQEIFGQTLVTEPSYDPEAIPAIRDWLESAYTIQFANYSVDDHYLPQGRVTVPCEGGLPRPAPAATLAIDGTPAAPDTP; encoded by the coding sequence ATGGGGCGATTGTGCATTCGCAACGGGACGGTGTTCGATCCAATTCACCAGGTCGATGGCCAAGTGATGGATATTTGGATCGAAAACGGAAAAATCATCCCCAAGCCCGATGATGGCGTGGCGAGTCGGGTCATTGACGCGACAGGCCGAATCGTCATGGCCGGCGGGATCGATATGCACGCGCACATCGCCGGTCCGAAAGTCAATATCGCCCGTAAGTTACGTCCCGAAGATCGTCGCAGCGGCGGATTCTCGGAGCGGTCGGCCATTCGTCGCTCGGGGACTCTCGGCAGCACCCCCAGCACCTTCACCACCGGATATCTCTATGCCGGCATGGGATACACCACCGTCTTCGATGCGGCCATTCCGCCGTTGGGGGCACGTCACACCCACGAGGAATTCCATGACACTCCTATGATCGACAAAGGTTTCTTTGTCCTCATCGGCAACAATCACTATGCGATGCAACAGATCGCCAAGGGAGAATCGCAGCGGCTGCAGGATTTTGCCGGGTGGCTGCTCAATGCGACACGTGGGTACGCCCTCAAGGTGGTGAATCCGGGCGGCGTCGAGAATTGGAAGGCCGGGCACACCGCGCATGATACCGGCTTGGATACGCCGGTGAGCGGATTCGATCTCACTCCACGGGCTATCATTTCTGCGATTGCTCAAGTGGCGAATGATTTGAAACTCCCGCATCCGATGCACTTGCACTGCAATCGTTTGGGGCTGCCCGGCAACGTCGCCACCACGCTGGACACCATGCGGACCATCGACGGCCGCCGAGCGCATCTCACCCACATCCAATTCCACAGCTATGGCGGTGACCCCAACGATCAAGCGACTTTCTGTTCGGGAGTCACCCAACTGGCCGATTATGTCAACGCGCACCCGGAGATGACCGTCGATGTCGGGCAGGTGATGTTCGGCGAAACCACCTCCATGACCGGCGATGGTCCGCTGGGGTATTATTTGCATCAAGTGCTGGGCCGCAAATGGTTTAATGGCGATACGGAATTGGAAGCCGGCTGCGGGATCGTGCCGATCACCTATCGGGACAAAAGTTTCGTCCACGCGTTGCAATGGGCCATTGGCCTGGAATGGTATCTGCTCGTCAAGAATCCCTGGCAGATTGCCTTATCCACGGACCATCCCAACGGCGCGGCATTCTTGGCCTATCCCGAAATCATGCACCTGTTGATGCGCCGCGATTATCGGCGCGAAGTCATTGCACGGCTGCCGAAGAAACTTCGCGAACGCTGCCAACTCGCCGAATTGGACCGCGAATACTCGCTGTATGAAATCGCCATCATCACCCGCGCATCGCCCGCCCGCATGTTGGGATTGCCGCATAAGGGTCATCTCGGAATCGGGGCCGATGCCGATGTCACCATCTACCAACCAAACGACAATCTGACGCTCATGTTCGAGATGCCGGTTCTGCTGCTCAAGGGCGGCGAGATTGTGGTGGAACATGGCGAGCTGCGGCAGGAGATTTTCGGCCAAACTCTGGTCACCGAACCGAGTTACGATCCCGAGGCGATCCCGGCCATTCGCGATTGGTTGGAGTCGGCCTACACGATCCAATTTGCGAACTATTCGGTGGATGATCACTATTTGCCGCAAGGCCGGGTGACGGTTCCTTGCGAGGGTGGATTGCCCCGCCCCGCCCCGGCAGCTACATTAGCTATCGATGGAACCCCCGCAGCACCGGACACGCCATGA